One stretch of Streptomyces sp. R21 DNA includes these proteins:
- a CDS encoding beta-galactosidase — translation MSARSPHRLKLPAPAAPPLTGHLPFADAPGVPDPIEVTSRWLTRGGRPWFPVSGEFHYSRYPAREWEEELLKMKAGGVTAVASYLIWIHHEEVEGRVRFDGDRDLRRFAELCARHGLDFIPRIGPWSHAEVRNGGLPDWLLARARTPRTDDPAYLEPVRHWFGAIAEQLRGLDRAHGGPVIAIQIENELYDQPGHLLTLKRMAQEAGLSAPLWTSTAWGGVQLPPDELLPLYGGYTEAFWTEADGGWPDTCRKHFFFTHQRDDEGIGADLRPTTVRGGEPDAFADRFPWATCELGGGMAVAYHRRPRVEPDDVGALGLTKIGCGSVWQGFYMFHGGTNPAGELSTLQESHATDYPNDLPVLTYDFQAPLGEYGQYRDSYHRLRLQHLLLADFGHLLAPMTSVLPEQGPSGQRDRDTLRWAVRGDGDRGFLFVNNHQPHEQLPAHPDTSFTVEFPGAAALTLPSTPFTVPEGAYFCWPLRLDIAGLRLDWATAQPVCTVDDEGRTVLVLAATDGIAPELALDARTVTSVKAPSGETALAGDQVLVTGLRPGTDALVEVLTAGGGRVGLLVLDAATAHTVYRGAAWGAERLVLSGDGVVFDHDEVRLQGLAAEPSFAVFPAPERAPVVAGASVRETADGVLTRYAVQAVESGSRGTAPLVTLVRAAGPAPEPVTGVLNRASAPADKYFETVAAEYRIDVGDVADVLPDGFPDGLPDGHPVRRTLLRIHWTGDVARAYVGDTLVADQFFSGRPWDIGLDRLPAEALREHGLRLRILPLHADAPVYVPEEAAAAAGTAAVGHAERVTTRCWAAREG, via the coding sequence ATGTCCGCCCGGTCCCCGCACCGCCTGAAACTGCCCGCGCCCGCCGCACCCCCGCTGACCGGGCACCTCCCCTTCGCCGACGCCCCCGGTGTGCCCGACCCGATCGAGGTCACCAGCCGCTGGCTCACCCGTGGCGGCCGCCCCTGGTTCCCGGTCTCGGGGGAGTTCCACTACTCCCGCTACCCGGCCCGGGAGTGGGAGGAGGAGCTGCTCAAGATGAAGGCGGGCGGGGTGACGGCCGTCGCGAGTTACCTCATCTGGATCCACCACGAGGAGGTGGAGGGCCGGGTCCGCTTCGACGGCGACCGCGATCTGCGGCGCTTCGCCGAACTCTGCGCCCGCCACGGCCTCGACTTCATCCCCCGCATCGGCCCCTGGTCGCACGCGGAAGTACGCAACGGCGGCCTGCCCGACTGGCTGCTCGCCCGCGCCCGCACGCCCCGCACCGACGATCCCGCCTATCTGGAGCCGGTACGCCACTGGTTCGGGGCCATCGCGGAGCAGCTGCGCGGTCTCGACCGGGCGCACGGCGGCCCGGTCATCGCCATCCAGATCGAGAACGAGCTGTACGACCAGCCCGGCCATCTCCTCACCCTGAAGCGGATGGCGCAGGAGGCCGGGCTGAGCGCGCCGCTGTGGACATCGACGGCTTGGGGCGGGGTCCAACTCCCGCCCGACGAACTGCTTCCGCTGTACGGCGGCTACACCGAGGCGTTCTGGACCGAGGCGGACGGCGGCTGGCCCGACACCTGTCGCAAGCACTTCTTCTTCACCCATCAGCGCGACGACGAGGGCATCGGCGCCGATCTGCGTCCGACGACCGTGCGCGGCGGCGAACCGGACGCCTTCGCGGACCGATTCCCCTGGGCCACCTGCGAGTTGGGCGGCGGCATGGCCGTGGCCTACCACCGCCGCCCACGCGTCGAGCCCGACGACGTGGGCGCCCTCGGCCTCACCAAGATCGGCTGCGGCTCGGTGTGGCAGGGCTTCTACATGTTCCACGGCGGGACCAACCCCGCCGGTGAACTCTCCACGCTCCAGGAGTCCCACGCCACCGACTACCCGAACGACCTGCCCGTCCTGACGTACGACTTCCAGGCTCCGCTCGGCGAATACGGCCAGTACCGGGACTCCTACCACCGACTGCGCCTCCAGCACCTCCTGTTGGCCGACTTCGGGCACCTCCTCGCGCCCATGACGTCGGTGCTTCCCGAGCAGGGGCCCTCGGGGCAGCGGGACCGCGACACCCTGCGCTGGGCCGTGCGCGGCGACGGCGACCGCGGCTTCCTCTTCGTCAACAACCACCAGCCGCACGAGCAGTTGCCGGCCCACCCGGACACGTCCTTCACGGTGGAGTTCCCGGGCGCCGCCGCCCTGACCCTGCCCAGCACGCCGTTCACCGTCCCCGAAGGGGCCTACTTCTGCTGGCCGTTGCGCCTGGACATCGCGGGGCTGCGGCTCGACTGGGCCACCGCGCAGCCCGTGTGCACGGTCGACGACGAAGGCCGTACCGTCCTGGTGCTCGCCGCCACCGACGGCATCGCCCCCGAACTCGCCCTGGACGCCCGCACGGTGACCTCCGTCAAGGCGCCTTCGGGGGAGACCGCACTCGCCGGCGACCAGGTCCTCGTCACGGGGCTGCGCCCCGGCACCGACGCCCTCGTGGAGGTGCTGACGGCGGGCGGCGGACGGGTCGGCCTGCTGGTCCTGGACGCGGCGACGGCCCACACCGTCTACCGGGGTGCCGCCTGGGGAGCCGAACGGCTGGTGCTCAGCGGCGACGGCGTCGTCTTCGACCACGACGAGGTCCGGCTGCAGGGCCTTGCCGCGGAGCCCTCGTTCGCCGTGTTCCCCGCTCCGGAACGGGCGCCGGTGGTGGCGGGCGCGTCCGTGCGGGAGACCGCGGACGGTGTACTGACCCGGTACGCGGTGCAGGCCGTCGAGTCAGGCAGCCGAGGCACCGCCCCGCTCGTCACCCTGGTCCGAGCGGCCGGTCCGGCGCCCGAGCCCGTCACCGGCGTGCTGAACCGGGCGAGTGCGCCCGCCGACAAGTACTTCGAGACGGTGGCCGCCGAGTACCGCATCGACGTCGGTGACGTCGCCGACGTACTGCCGGACGGCTTTCCGGACGGTCTTCCGGACGGCCATCCCGTCCGACGGACGCTGCTGCGCATCCACTGGACCGGCGACGTGGCGCGCGCGTACGTCGGGGACACCCTCGTCGCCGACCAGTTCTTCTCGGGGCGGCCCTGGGACATCGGCCTCGACCGGCTGCCCGCCGAGGCCCTGCGCGAGCACGGGCTGCGGCTGCGGATCCTCCCGCTGCACGCCGATGCCCCGGTGTACGTACCCGAGGAGGCGGCCGCGGCGGCGGGCACGGCCGCGGTCGGGCATGCCGAACGGGTCACCACTCGCTGCTGGGCGGCCCGGGAGGGCTGA